The Blastomonas fulva genome contains a region encoding:
- a CDS encoding TrbI/VirB10 family protein, with protein sequence MTTQAQTQETACDDKLTGHPDELVEETSVAPSGAEDLRIIAEPPRVMRLSRKTLAALGFVASLGIGGSLIYALQPKDDAPPENLIDTNSRNRADQVTGAPASYSDVPKLGPPLADGGGDLIGLGQQDGQNVPISPIEPPANDTPPPDPGIAAAEQARERAAQERDSARTSQLFLAGSSRGGEVRPSASFNSAPAAVNAAGDTTQAPAATATSSRQAFLGRSSNRGMESSERIMRLGSPNVVQAGSVIPAALITGIRSDLPGQITAQVTQNVYDSPTGRILLIPQGARLIGEYDSDVAGGQNRVLLAWDRLIFPGGHSILLDRLPGGDASGMAGLEDRTDYHSGSMLKAALISALLGVGTDLVASDDSDLVRALRFGTQDIVSQTGRQVVQRQLNVPPTLTVRPGFALRIIVTRDLILEPFKTGAAR encoded by the coding sequence ATGACTACGCAGGCCCAGACGCAAGAAACTGCGTGTGACGACAAACTCACGGGTCATCCCGATGAACTGGTCGAGGAAACATCTGTGGCACCATCCGGCGCCGAAGATTTACGCATCATTGCAGAGCCGCCGCGGGTCATGCGCCTGTCGCGCAAGACCCTCGCCGCACTGGGATTTGTGGCCAGCCTTGGAATTGGTGGTTCACTGATCTACGCACTTCAACCCAAAGATGACGCGCCGCCAGAGAACCTCATCGACACCAACAGCCGCAATCGCGCGGATCAGGTAACGGGCGCACCTGCCAGCTACAGCGACGTCCCGAAGCTGGGACCACCGCTTGCCGATGGCGGCGGGGACCTCATAGGCCTTGGGCAGCAGGACGGCCAGAATGTTCCGATCTCGCCGATCGAACCGCCTGCCAACGATACGCCACCACCCGACCCAGGGATTGCAGCTGCCGAGCAAGCGCGCGAACGAGCTGCGCAGGAACGCGACAGCGCCAGAACCAGCCAGCTGTTTCTGGCAGGAAGCAGCAGGGGCGGGGAAGTCCGACCCTCGGCCTCGTTCAATTCAGCACCTGCAGCTGTCAACGCTGCCGGTGACACAACGCAGGCCCCTGCGGCCACCGCAACGTCAAGCCGCCAGGCGTTTCTCGGGCGAAGCAGCAATCGGGGCATGGAAAGTTCCGAGCGCATCATGCGTCTTGGTTCGCCCAATGTCGTGCAGGCCGGAAGCGTGATCCCAGCCGCGCTGATCACCGGTATCCGCTCGGATCTGCCTGGGCAAATCACGGCGCAGGTCACTCAGAATGTCTATGACAGTCCAACCGGGCGCATCCTGCTGATCCCGCAGGGTGCGCGACTGATAGGCGAGTATGACAGCGATGTCGCAGGCGGGCAGAACCGCGTGCTACTTGCCTGGGACCGTCTGATCTTTCCCGGAGGTCATTCTATTCTGCTCGACCGGCTGCCGGGTGGCGATGCCAGCGGTATGGCAGGCCTTGAAGACCGCACGGATTATCACTCGGGGAGCATGCTTAAGGCTGCCCTGATTTCAGCGCTTCTGGGTGTAGGAACTGACCTTGTCGCCAGTGACGACAGCGATCTTGTGCGCGCGCTGCGCTTCGGAACCCAGGATATCGTCAGCCAGACCGGGCGGCAGGTGGTGCAGCGACAATTGAATGTGCCGCCAACCCTGACCGTCCGCCCGGGCTTTGCTCTCAGGATCATCGTTACGCGCGATTTGATCCTTGAGCCATTCAAGACAGGAGCAGCGCGATGA
- the trbG gene encoding P-type conjugative transfer protein TrbG, with product MISHSYAWRLSVLLSAAAVASLPVSAMARAPRNPALVQAIPPTPEPADPRTRIGRANAAARIEPERTSYFNAIQQYAYAEGALFQIYTSPGHVTNIMLQQGEELVGPGPVASGDTVRWIIGDTVSGSGLARRVHILIKPTRADISTNLVINTNRRTYHLELSATTSTYMAAVSWTYPQDALIALRNAEVEAERTAPVAAGIDFSGLNFDYRLAGDRPPWRPVRVFDDGRQVFVEFPPAVATGDMPPLFVIADSSAELVNYRVQGRFMVVDRLFDMAELRLGSGRSARHVRILRESQRGGGRS from the coding sequence ATGATTTCTCATTCGTATGCATGGCGACTGTCGGTCCTGCTGTCGGCCGCTGCGGTCGCCAGCCTTCCGGTTTCGGCAATGGCACGCGCGCCCCGCAATCCAGCCCTCGTGCAGGCCATACCGCCCACGCCTGAACCTGCAGACCCGCGAACGCGCATCGGGAGGGCAAATGCTGCTGCGCGCATCGAACCTGAGCGGACCAGCTATTTCAACGCGATCCAGCAATATGCCTATGCCGAAGGCGCGCTGTTCCAGATCTACACCTCGCCGGGGCATGTCACCAACATCATGCTCCAGCAAGGTGAGGAGCTGGTGGGTCCGGGACCGGTCGCATCGGGCGATACGGTCCGCTGGATCATCGGAGATACGGTGAGCGGTAGCGGTCTTGCGCGCCGTGTCCATATTCTGATCAAGCCGACCCGGGCCGACATCAGCACCAATCTGGTCATCAATACTAACAGGCGCACCTATCATCTGGAACTCAGCGCCACGACGTCCACCTACATGGCAGCGGTTTCGTGGACGTATCCGCAAGATGCGCTGATTGCCCTGCGCAACGCGGAGGTTGAGGCTGAGCGCACTGCACCTGTGGCCGCAGGGATCGACTTTTCCGGCTTGAACTTTGACTACCGCCTGGCGGGCGATCGGCCGCCATGGCGACCGGTACGGGTGTTTGATGACGGACGGCAGGTCTTCGTCGAATTTCCCCCCGCTGTCGCAACCGGCGACATGCCGCCTCTCTTTGTGATCGCGGACAGCTCAGCAGAGCTCGTGAATTATCGGGTCCAAGGGCGCTTCATGGTCGTCGACAGGCTGTTCGATATGGCTGAGCTGCGGCTCGGTTCTGGCCGCAGCGCTCGCCATGTTCGCATTTTACGCGAATCGCAGCGGGGCGGAGGGCGCTCATGA
- the trbF gene encoding conjugal transfer protein TrbF → MFRRSSIRYGTSPEPVTPYQRAAQVWDDRIGSARVQAKNWRLAFFGCLVISGGLAAGLVWQSARGTITPWVVEVDKLGQAQAIAPADADFRPTDPQMAFHLARFIEQVRSIPADPVVLRQEWLRAYDFTTDRGAQALNDYARNNDPFAQVGRVQIAVDVSSVIRASQDSFRVAWTERRYQDGALIETSRWSAILTTVVQPPRTPDALRKNPLGLFINAINWSKELSQ, encoded by the coding sequence ATGTTTCGACGCTCCTCCATCCGCTACGGCACCAGTCCCGAACCCGTCACGCCCTATCAGCGCGCAGCCCAGGTCTGGGATGACCGGATTGGTTCAGCGCGTGTGCAGGCAAAGAACTGGCGCCTCGCCTTCTTTGGCTGTCTCGTGATCTCAGGTGGCCTTGCAGCAGGCCTGGTCTGGCAGTCTGCGCGTGGCACAATTACACCCTGGGTGGTCGAAGTCGACAAGCTGGGGCAAGCCCAGGCCATCGCTCCAGCAGATGCCGATTTTCGTCCCACCGATCCGCAAATGGCATTCCATCTTGCCCGCTTCATCGAGCAGGTTCGGTCTATTCCGGCTGATCCCGTCGTGCTGCGGCAGGAATGGCTCAGAGCCTATGACTTCACCACCGATCGCGGCGCGCAGGCGCTCAATGATTATGCGCGGAATAACGATCCTTTCGCGCAAGTCGGCAGAGTCCAGATTGCGGTCGACGTCTCGAGCGTCATCCGTGCGTCACAGGACAGCTTCCGGGTCGCCTGGACCGAGCGGCGCTATCAGGACGGCGCGCTGATCGAGACGTCGCGCTGGTCCGCCATTCTCACCACAGTCGTGCAGCCGCCGCGCACCCCCGATGCCCTGCGCAAGAATCCGCTCGGCCTGTTCATCAACGCCATCAACTGGTCAAAGGAGCTAAGCCAATGA
- the trbL gene encoding P-type conjugative transfer protein TrbL, producing MNDTGVIDEFLAVFTQYIDSGFGLLGGEVGFLSSTLIVIDVTIAALFWAWGTDEDVLQRLIKKTLYIGTFAFIIGNFSNLAEILFQSFAGLGLQASGSGMAIGEFMAPGVVAATGLDAGQPLLDATADLVGPVGLFTNFVQIMILLIAWLIVVIAFFVLAIQIFVTIIEFKLVTLAGFVLLPFAFFGRTAFMAERVLGHIISSGIKVLVLAVITGIGTTLFAQFIDAGLGVEPDIQQVMAIALAALTLLGLGIFGPVIANGIVAGGPQLGAGAAAGTAIAAGATLAGGAAGGKLAAGAAGSAFAGMAGGGARAAGAVSGAYSAGAAGSSGKAAVASGLANAAKSAAGTVTSPLRRAAESLKASYAAGKGGAPKDADASGHSDGPPAWATALRRRQTIGQGASITAHTLKGGDSHGSGSGPDITDKS from the coding sequence ATGAATGATACCGGCGTGATCGACGAGTTCCTGGCTGTCTTTACCCAATACATCGACAGTGGCTTCGGTTTGCTCGGTGGTGAAGTGGGCTTCCTGTCGTCCACCCTGATCGTGATCGACGTGACCATCGCTGCTTTGTTCTGGGCCTGGGGCACGGACGAAGATGTCCTGCAGCGGCTGATCAAGAAGACGCTCTATATCGGCACGTTCGCGTTCATCATCGGCAATTTTTCGAACCTTGCAGAAATCCTGTTCCAGAGCTTTGCCGGGCTCGGCCTTCAGGCCAGCGGAAGCGGGATGGCCATCGGGGAATTCATGGCGCCGGGCGTTGTCGCAGCCACCGGCCTCGACGCCGGACAGCCGTTGCTCGATGCAACGGCGGATCTGGTAGGTCCGGTAGGCCTTTTCACCAACTTCGTGCAGATCATGATCCTGCTGATTGCCTGGCTGATCGTTGTGATCGCGTTCTTCGTCCTAGCAATCCAGATTTTCGTCACGATCATCGAGTTCAAGCTGGTCACTCTGGCAGGCTTTGTCCTGCTGCCATTCGCCTTTTTCGGGCGCACCGCCTTCATGGCTGAGCGCGTGCTGGGCCACATCATTTCTTCTGGAATCAAGGTGCTGGTGCTGGCCGTCATCACCGGCATCGGTACGACGCTATTTGCGCAGTTCATTGACGCAGGGCTGGGCGTCGAACCCGACATTCAGCAGGTCATGGCCATTGCCCTTGCAGCTTTGACACTCCTTGGCCTTGGCATCTTCGGTCCCGTTATCGCCAATGGAATTGTTGCAGGCGGTCCGCAGCTCGGCGCGGGCGCGGCTGCCGGAACTGCGATCGCAGCTGGTGCCACGCTCGCCGGAGGAGCCGCAGGCGGAAAACTGGCCGCCGGTGCCGCAGGATCGGCTTTTGCCGGAATGGCGGGCGGTGGTGCTCGCGCAGCCGGTGCGGTTTCGGGAGCCTATTCTGCAGGCGCCGCTGGAAGTTCCGGCAAAGCGGCAGTCGCATCAGGCCTGGCAAATGCTGCAAAGTCGGCTGCGGGGACCGTAACGTCCCCGCTCCGACGTGCAGCCGAAAGTCTAAAGGCCAGCTACGCTGCCGGGAAGGGCGGTGCGCCGAAAGACGCTGACGCAAGCGGGCACTCCGATGGTCCGCCGGCCTGGGCCACCGCACTGCGGCGACGGCAGACCATCGGTCAGGGCGCCTCGATCACCGCGCACACGCTGAAGGGCGGCGATAGCCATGGCAGCGGCTCAGGCCCCGACATTACCGACAAGAGCTGA
- the trbK-alt gene encoding putative entry exclusion protein TrbK-alt gives MRLPKRKAASASVVFGPATDMSRLVRLAAAAALGGLLTVIAVVSSMRPPSPPRTTQIIAGDTPAANPNAVDLRRCRAITTTDPDCDAAWESERQRFFHGRERQP, from the coding sequence ATGCGGCTACCGAAGCGGAAGGCCGCGAGCGCTTCCGTCGTTTTCGGACCCGCAACTGACATGAGCCGGCTGGTCAGACTGGCAGCGGCGGCAGCCCTTGGTGGACTTTTGACGGTGATCGCGGTCGTCTCTTCGATGCGGCCGCCTTCACCACCGAGGACCACACAGATTATCGCTGGCGACACACCAGCGGCTAATCCCAACGCTGTCGATCTCAGGCGCTGCCGGGCGATCACCACAACGGACCCAGATTGTGACGCTGCGTGGGAGTCAGAGCGCCAGCGGTTCTTCCATGGACGGGAGCGTCAGCCATGA
- the trbJ gene encoding P-type conjugative transfer protein TrbJ, with product MKMPIFRRAFAALSLATLAAGTLLASPVHAQFGGIVYDPSNYAQNVMTAARSLEQINNQIQQLQNQATSLINEARNLASLPVSTIESLQSQVDQTRQLLGEAQRIAYDVTDVQQVFNGRYRGAALSAGQAQMVANANARWQDSVGAFEDAMKVQAGIVGNLGATRSSVTTLVSASQSATGALQAAQAGNQLLAVQTQQLADLTAALAAQGRAQSIEAARNAATEAEGRERFRRFRTRN from the coding sequence ATGAAAATGCCCATCTTTCGCCGTGCGTTCGCTGCATTGAGCCTTGCCACGCTGGCTGCCGGCACGTTGCTGGCAAGCCCGGTCCACGCACAGTTCGGCGGGATCGTTTATGATCCGTCCAACTACGCGCAGAATGTCATGACCGCAGCCCGGTCGCTCGAGCAGATCAACAACCAGATCCAGCAGCTTCAGAACCAGGCAACCAGCCTGATCAACGAAGCGCGCAACCTTGCCAGTCTGCCCGTCTCGACGATCGAGTCGCTGCAGAGCCAGGTCGACCAGACCCGGCAATTGCTGGGTGAGGCGCAGCGGATCGCTTATGATGTGACTGACGTCCAGCAGGTGTTCAACGGCCGCTACCGGGGCGCGGCACTATCTGCGGGTCAAGCCCAGATGGTCGCCAACGCCAATGCGCGCTGGCAGGACAGCGTCGGCGCGTTCGAGGATGCGATGAAAGTGCAGGCCGGAATCGTTGGAAACCTTGGTGCGACCCGCAGCTCGGTCACGACCCTGGTCTCAGCCAGCCAGTCGGCAACCGGGGCGCTCCAGGCTGCACAAGCCGGCAATCAGTTGCTCGCAGTCCAGACCCAGCAACTTGCTGACCTGACGGCCGCACTCGCTGCCCAGGGGCGCGCGCAATCGATCGAAGCTGCACGCAATGCGGCTACCGAAGCGGAAGGCCGCGAGCGCTTCCGTCGTTTTCGGACCCGCAACTGA